In one window of uncultured Acetobacteroides sp. DNA:
- a CDS encoding 2-dehydropantoate 2-reductase, giving the protein MKFAIVGTGGVGGYFGAKLAAAGYDVTFIARGEHLRAIQTNGLRVKSINGDFTVKSAKATSSIAEVGVVDVVFVCLKAWQVRDMAPQLKPMIGDSTVVIPLQNGVMATDELREVLGERAVIRGLCRIFSKVESYGVIHHFGIDPTVIFGENSNEQTDRVLRIKGAFDRAGVTAVIPRDIEVEAWKKFLFICSSGLLAVCRSSYGAVRELPETRQMLVDLFTETYHVAKAKGVNLKPDIIDKTMAMIDTFDYETTSSLTRDVMEGKPSEIEYQNGTVVRLGEKYGVPTPVNRFVYSCILPMEQRARLLQAK; this is encoded by the coding sequence ATGAAATTTGCCATTGTCGGTACTGGAGGTGTTGGCGGCTACTTTGGAGCAAAGCTAGCGGCAGCAGGTTACGATGTAACCTTCATCGCTCGTGGCGAGCATTTACGGGCAATCCAAACCAACGGATTGCGGGTTAAGAGCATCAATGGAGATTTTACGGTAAAGTCAGCCAAGGCTACCAGCAGCATTGCGGAGGTTGGTGTGGTTGATGTGGTGTTTGTCTGCCTAAAGGCTTGGCAGGTTCGTGATATGGCTCCCCAGCTTAAGCCAATGATTGGCGATAGCACGGTTGTTATCCCCCTTCAGAATGGGGTGATGGCTACCGATGAGCTGCGCGAGGTGCTTGGCGAGCGAGCGGTGATTCGGGGGCTTTGCCGAATCTTCAGCAAGGTAGAGTCGTATGGGGTGATTCACCATTTTGGCATCGACCCAACCGTCATCTTTGGGGAGAATAGCAACGAGCAAACCGATAGGGTTCTCCGTATCAAGGGAGCCTTTGATAGGGCAGGTGTGACGGCTGTAATACCACGCGACATTGAGGTTGAGGCGTGGAAGAAGTTCCTGTTCATCTGCAGCAGCGGGCTGCTTGCGGTATGCCGATCTTCGTATGGGGCGGTTAGAGAACTTCCTGAAACCCGACAAATGCTCGTCGATCTTTTTACCGAAACGTACCATGTTGCCAAGGCAAAGGGGGTTAACCTGAAGCCGGACATCATTGACAAGACAATGGCGATGATCGATACCTTTGACTACGAAACCACCTCGTCGCTTACGCGCGATGTGATGGAGGGTAAGCCTTCGGAAATTGAGTACCAAAACGGGACGGTTGTACGGCTGGGCGAGAAGTACGGCGTGCCAACTCCGGTGAACCGCTTCGTGTACAGCTGCATTCTTCCGATGGAGCAAAGGGCGCGGCTGCTTCAGGCGAAGTAG
- a CDS encoding L-serine ammonia-lyase, translating into MQSIREIFKVGYGPSSSHTIAPGRAATIFSSKNPNAKKFKVTLYGSLAATGVGHHTDKAILKELMPKEVQFVWKPDIFLEEHSNGMEIVAFDINNQILDSWRVFSVGGGDLMDDKGLLNDKEVYPHHLLSEIMEWCRTEGKTFWEYVEDYEGPGIWDFLAEIWEVMKDTVRRGIDNEGVLPGPIKLQRKASSQFIRATKSSGTMKNMGLLFAFALAVSEENAAGAKVVTGPTCGAAGVLPGVLFYLNRDENLSEHKILRGLATAALIGNIVKHNASISGAEVGCQGEVGTACAMAAAAMAQILGGTITQIEYAAEMGFEHNLGLTCDPVMGYVQIPCIERNAIAAGKAYQCASYALFSDGGHKIPFDQVVKTMAETGNDIQVAYRETGIGGLAKNWEGFS; encoded by the coding sequence ATGCAGTCGATCAGAGAGATTTTTAAGGTAGGATATGGACCATCGAGCAGCCATACCATAGCACCGGGGAGGGCAGCAACCATCTTTAGCAGCAAGAATCCAAATGCCAAAAAGTTTAAGGTTACCCTTTACGGAAGCCTTGCCGCAACAGGTGTTGGGCACCATACCGATAAGGCTATCCTAAAGGAGCTCATGCCCAAGGAGGTTCAGTTTGTTTGGAAGCCCGATATTTTTTTGGAGGAGCATTCCAATGGGATGGAGATCGTTGCTTTCGATATAAACAATCAGATACTTGATTCGTGGCGTGTATTCAGCGTTGGTGGTGGCGACTTGATGGACGACAAGGGATTGCTGAATGACAAGGAGGTCTACCCTCATCATCTGCTCTCTGAGATTATGGAATGGTGCCGTACCGAAGGAAAAACGTTCTGGGAGTACGTAGAGGATTATGAAGGTCCAGGAATCTGGGATTTCCTTGCAGAGATATGGGAGGTAATGAAGGATACCGTTCGTAGAGGTATCGATAACGAGGGGGTACTCCCTGGTCCAATTAAGTTGCAGCGTAAGGCATCATCACAATTCATAAGAGCCACTAAGTCTTCGGGAACAATGAAGAACATGGGGCTGCTATTCGCATTTGCGCTGGCAGTTTCGGAGGAGAATGCCGCAGGGGCGAAGGTGGTTACCGGACCAACCTGTGGTGCCGCAGGTGTTCTTCCAGGTGTGCTCTTCTACCTGAATCGCGACGAGAATCTTTCGGAGCATAAAATACTGCGTGGGCTAGCCACTGCTGCTCTTATAGGAAACATTGTAAAGCATAACGCATCGATATCGGGTGCCGAGGTAGGATGTCAGGGCGAAGTGGGTACGGCTTGCGCTATGGCTGCTGCCGCTATGGCACAAATCCTAGGCGGAACGATTACTCAGATTGAGTATGCTGCCGAGATGGGATTCGAGCACAACCTTGGGCTTACCTGCGACCCTGTAATGGGGTACGTTCAGATTCCCTGCATCGAGCGGAATGCTATTGCGGCGGGTAAGGCGTACCAGTGCGCCTCGTACGCGCTGTTCTCCGATGGCGGGCATAAGATACCATTCGACCAGGTGGTAAAAACTATGGCTGAAACGGGCAACGATATCCAGGTTGCCTACCGCGAGACTGGTATCGGAGGGTTGGCTAAGAACTGGGAAGGATTCTCCTAG
- a CDS encoding MmcQ/YjbR family DNA-binding protein: MNIEELREYCLSKPAVTECLPFDEVTLVFKVASKMFLLTKLDGDFSINLKNTPDKVIEMKEEHSSVLPGYHMNKTYWVTVLVDGTIPDGIIYRWIDESYLEVACKLPKKVRSELGI, from the coding sequence ATGAATATAGAGGAATTACGCGAATACTGTCTCTCCAAACCTGCCGTTACCGAATGCCTCCCATTCGATGAGGTTACGCTGGTATTTAAGGTTGCCAGCAAGATGTTTCTGCTTACCAAACTCGATGGAGATTTTAGCATCAACCTAAAAAATACTCCCGACAAGGTTATCGAGATGAAGGAGGAGCATTCGTCGGTGCTTCCCGGCTACCACATGAATAAAACCTACTGGGTAACCGTGCTGGTTGATGGCACCATCCCAGATGGCATTATCTATAGGTGGATTGACGAGTCGTACCTTGAAGTTGCATGCAAGCTTCCCAAGAAGGTTCGGAGTGAGCTAGGCATTTAA
- a CDS encoding YraN family protein — protein sequence MNELGAKGEELAMLHLRDNGFKILFKNWRYGHKEVDIIAEKNDMLHFVEVKARSQHFLEDPKQAVVRKKQNNIILAADAFMQQRNDGREASFDIVSIVFYKNYHELEFIENAFEPNF from the coding sequence ATGAATGAGCTAGGAGCAAAGGGCGAGGAGCTGGCAATGCTGCATCTTCGCGACAATGGCTTTAAGATCCTTTTCAAGAACTGGCGGTACGGTCACAAGGAGGTCGATATCATTGCCGAAAAGAACGATATGCTGCACTTTGTTGAGGTAAAAGCGCGGAGTCAGCATTTTCTCGAAGATCCTAAGCAGGCGGTGGTGCGAAAAAAGCAGAACAACATCATCCTTGCTGCCGATGCTTTTATGCAGCAGCGCAACGATGGTCGCGAGGCCAGCTTCGACATCGTGAGCATTGTTTTCTACAAGAACTATCACGAGTTGGAGTTTATCGAGAATGCCTTTGAGCCTAACTTCTGA
- the argH gene encoding argininosuccinate lyase: MKLWQKNYQVDQSIDTFTVGDDRELDLYLAKYDVLGSLAHTRMLEKVGLLSAADLEQVQKGLKDIYSEIEEGSFTIEPDVEDIHSQVELLLTRRLGEVGKKIHSGRSRNDQVLVDIKMFLRSEVMRVVYCYKELFDLLQELSKEHKDKLLPGYTHLQLAMPSSFGMWFGAYAEAITDDMEMLLAAYNSANKNPLGSAAGYGSTFPLDRQLTTDLLGFETLNYNAVFAQMSRGKTERNVAFAIAAVAGTLSKLAYDVVLYMNQNFGFISFPDELTTGSSIMPHKKNPDVFELVRGKCNVLQSLPNELMLLTSNLPSGYHRDLQLTKDVIFPAFNKIVDCINITTYMLSQVKVKDGLLDDEKYDVLFSVDAVNNLVVEGKPFRDAYKIVGGDIAEGKFKRPKQLNYQHLGSIGNLANEQISQLMEAKLAQFNFDKVVVALDGLTR; this comes from the coding sequence ATGAAACTTTGGCAAAAAAACTATCAGGTAGACCAGTCCATCGACACCTTTACGGTGGGTGACGACCGCGAGCTGGACCTCTACCTCGCAAAATACGATGTGCTAGGCTCGCTGGCGCACACCCGCATGCTCGAAAAGGTAGGCTTGCTATCGGCAGCCGATCTTGAGCAGGTGCAAAAAGGGTTGAAAGACATCTACAGCGAGATAGAGGAGGGTAGCTTTACCATCGAGCCCGATGTTGAAGATATCCACTCGCAGGTGGAGCTGCTGCTCACCCGTCGCTTGGGCGAGGTTGGAAAGAAAATTCATAGTGGACGCTCGCGCAACGATCAGGTCTTGGTCGATATCAAGATGTTCCTCCGCAGCGAGGTAATGCGCGTGGTGTACTGCTACAAGGAGCTCTTCGACCTACTACAGGAGCTAAGCAAAGAGCATAAGGATAAGCTGCTGCCCGGCTACACCCACCTTCAGCTAGCTATGCCCTCGTCGTTTGGAATGTGGTTTGGCGCCTATGCCGAGGCCATCACCGACGATATGGAGATGCTGTTGGCTGCCTACAACTCGGCAAACAAGAATCCACTAGGCTCTGCCGCCGGCTACGGATCGACATTTCCGCTGGACAGGCAACTAACCACCGACCTCTTGGGCTTCGAAACGCTAAACTACAACGCCGTATTTGCCCAAATGAGCCGTGGCAAAACCGAGCGCAACGTGGCTTTTGCCATCGCTGCCGTTGCCGGAACCCTCTCCAAGTTAGCCTACGATGTGGTGCTGTACATGAACCAGAACTTTGGCTTCATCTCCTTCCCCGACGAGTTGACAACCGGGTCGAGCATCATGCCGCACAAGAAGAACCCCGACGTATTCGAGCTGGTACGTGGCAAGTGCAACGTGCTGCAGTCGCTTCCCAACGAGCTGATGCTGCTCACCAGCAACCTTCCCTCGGGCTACCACCGCGACCTGCAGCTAACCAAGGACGTCATCTTCCCAGCCTTCAACAAGATTGTAGACTGCATCAACATAACCACCTACATGCTCTCGCAGGTAAAGGTAAAAGACGGTCTTCTTGATGATGAAAAGTACGATGTACTCTTTAGCGTCGATGCCGTAAATAACCTAGTAGTAGAAGGCAAACCCTTCCGCGATGCCTACAAGATTGTAGGTGGCGATATTGCCGAGGGTAAGTTTAAGCGTCCAAAACAGCTAAACTACCAGCATCTGGGTAGCATCGGAAATCTTGCCAACGAGCAAATATCCCAGCTGATGGAGGCAAAGCTGGCGCAGTTTAACTTCGATAAGGTGGTTGTCGCTCTCGATGGGCTAACCCGATAA
- a CDS encoding M20 family metallo-hydrolase, whose translation MDYKTLSNGAIELLKLLISTQSFSGEEGKVADLMNHYLTSRGIKTQRYLNNVWAVNEDFDPKKPTVLLNSHLDTVRPNTGYTRNPFEPTVEGDKLFGLGSNDAGGCLVSLAATFTHFYHQQGMKYNIVFAATAEEENSGKNGLECVLPLLPPIDFAIVGEPTQMHLAVAEKGLMVLDCVAHGKSGHAARNEGVNAIFKAIEDISWLNTYRFPVVSDYLGEVKMSVTMINAGTQHNVVPDRCSFVVDVRLTDAYSLEEVFEFIKQNIKSDVTCRSMRLRPSKIEVSHPIVQAGLALGRTTYGSPTTSDQALVDSPSLKLGPGDSARSHTADEFVHLSEIHEGVELYIKMLEKVIL comes from the coding sequence ATGGACTACAAAACGCTCTCAAACGGTGCCATCGAGCTGCTGAAGCTGCTCATCTCCACCCAGTCGTTTAGCGGCGAGGAGGGTAAGGTGGCCGATCTGATGAACCACTACCTCACCTCGCGCGGCATTAAAACCCAGCGCTACCTGAATAACGTCTGGGCGGTTAACGAGGATTTCGATCCCAAGAAGCCCACCGTGCTGCTCAACTCGCACCTCGACACGGTGCGCCCCAACACGGGCTACACCCGCAATCCGTTCGAGCCAACGGTGGAGGGCGATAAGCTCTTCGGCTTGGGCAGCAACGATGCCGGAGGATGCCTGGTGTCGCTGGCAGCAACGTTTACCCACTTCTACCATCAGCAGGGGATGAAGTACAACATCGTCTTTGCCGCAACTGCCGAGGAGGAGAACTCGGGCAAGAACGGCTTGGAGTGCGTGCTACCGCTGCTTCCGCCCATCGACTTTGCCATTGTGGGCGAGCCAACGCAGATGCATCTGGCCGTTGCCGAAAAGGGGCTGATGGTGCTCGACTGCGTGGCGCACGGCAAGTCGGGTCACGCTGCCCGCAACGAAGGGGTGAACGCCATCTTCAAGGCGATTGAGGATATCAGCTGGCTCAACACCTACCGCTTCCCGGTAGTGTCCGACTATCTGGGCGAGGTAAAGATGAGCGTAACCATGATCAACGCCGGAACGCAGCACAACGTGGTGCCCGACCGCTGCTCGTTTGTGGTGGATGTACGCCTTACCGACGCTTACTCCTTGGAGGAGGTGTTCGAGTTCATCAAGCAGAACATCAAGAGCGATGTTACCTGCCGCTCGATGCGCCTACGACCATCGAAGATTGAGGTTTCGCACCCCATCGTTCAGGCCGGATTGGCGCTGGGCCGCACCACCTACGGATCGCCAACCACCTCCGATCAGGCGCTGGTCGATTCGCCATCGCTCAAGCTCGGTCCTGGCGATAGCGCCCGCTCGCACACTGCCGACGAGTTTGTGCACCTCTCCGAAATCCACGAAGGCGTAGAGCTGTACATCAAGATGCTGGAGAAGGTGATTTTGTAG
- the argB gene encoding acetylglutamate kinase, whose amino-acid sequence MITIVKIGGNVIDNPALLSDFLDKFAQIDGPKVLIHGGGKIATELSLRLGVEPQLVDGRRITNAETIDIVTMVYAGLVNKKMVAALQARRCNAIGLSGADANIICGVQRPKEPINFGFVADLNEDSVHDDHLKQLLYDGFTPVFSAIVHDGKGNLLNCNADTIASAIAVALSKKGDTKLVYCFEKKGVLKDINDESSVISLIKKDEFGELVSTGVVAKGMLPKLQNAFDALAKGVGSVVITQAEDVLTASGEPLACGTTLSL is encoded by the coding sequence ATGATTACAATAGTAAAAATAGGCGGCAACGTGATCGACAATCCGGCGCTGCTGTCCGATTTCCTCGATAAGTTTGCCCAGATAGATGGGCCTAAGGTGCTCATCCACGGTGGCGGTAAGATTGCCACGGAGCTTTCGCTAAGGCTGGGCGTAGAGCCTCAGCTGGTGGATGGCCGCCGCATCACCAATGCCGAAACCATCGATATTGTTACCATGGTTTACGCAGGATTGGTGAACAAGAAGATGGTGGCTGCCCTTCAGGCACGCAGATGCAACGCAATCGGTCTTTCGGGGGCTGATGCCAACATCATCTGCGGCGTACAGCGCCCCAAGGAGCCCATCAACTTTGGCTTCGTAGCCGACCTAAACGAGGATAGCGTGCACGACGACCACCTCAAGCAGCTGCTCTACGACGGGTTCACCCCCGTATTCTCGGCCATCGTGCACGACGGCAAGGGCAATCTGCTTAACTGCAACGCCGACACCATCGCCTCTGCCATCGCCGTGGCGCTATCGAAGAAGGGCGACACCAAGCTGGTGTACTGCTTCGAGAAGAAGGGTGTGCTGAAGGACATCAACGACGAGAGTTCCGTTATCAGCCTAATTAAAAAGGATGAATTCGGTGAGCTTGTCAGCACGGGCGTTGTTGCTAAAGGTATGCTGCCTAAGCTGCAGAACGCGTTCGATGCGCTTGCTAAGGGCGTAGGCTCGGTGGTAATCACCCAAGCCGAGGATGTGCTTACTGCCTCCGGCGAGCCACTCGCCTGTGGAACGACGCTGAGCCTATAG
- a CDS encoding aspartate aminotransferase family protein translates to MIPFDVYPVFDINPVKAEGSYLWDDKGTKYLDFYGGHAVISIGHSHPYYVKKINEQLSQIGFYSNSVKIPMQNELAEKLGKLSGYTDYQLFLCNSGAEANENALKLASFVTGRKKVIAFTGAFHGRTSLAVAATDNPKIVAPVNATENIVFVPFNDTTAFLKEMDAEVAAVIVEGIQGVGGIQIPSADFLETIQAKCKELGAKLILDEVQSGYGRTGRFFAHQHFNVKPDIITTAKGMGNGFPVAGVLIAPDIKPSYGMLGTTFGGAYLACAASIAVLDVMEQENLMANAQKMGNYILAQLQGISGIKEIRALGLMIGVDMEKPAGPLRNALVFDHKVFTGAAGAHTVRLLPALNITQKEADAFIDAFKKAIAATK, encoded by the coding sequence ATGATTCCATTCGACGTATATCCCGTTTTTGATATTAACCCGGTAAAGGCCGAGGGCTCTTACCTGTGGGACGATAAGGGTACAAAATATTTAGACTTCTACGGTGGGCATGCCGTGATCTCCATCGGCCATAGCCATCCGTACTACGTGAAGAAGATTAACGAGCAGCTCTCGCAGATCGGCTTCTACTCCAACTCGGTGAAGATTCCGATGCAGAACGAGCTTGCCGAGAAGCTGGGCAAGTTGAGCGGCTACACCGATTACCAGCTCTTCCTTTGCAACTCGGGCGCCGAGGCCAACGAGAACGCGCTTAAGCTCGCCTCGTTTGTTACCGGACGCAAGAAGGTGATCGCCTTTACGGGCGCCTTCCATGGTCGCACGTCGTTGGCCGTTGCCGCCACCGACAACCCCAAGATTGTAGCCCCGGTAAACGCTACCGAGAACATCGTATTTGTTCCGTTTAATGATACTACGGCATTCCTAAAAGAGATGGATGCCGAGGTGGCTGCTGTGATTGTAGAGGGAATCCAAGGAGTTGGCGGGATACAGATTCCTTCCGCTGATTTCCTTGAAACCATTCAGGCTAAGTGCAAGGAGCTTGGGGCGAAGCTCATCCTCGACGAGGTGCAGTCGGGTTACGGTCGTACGGGTAGGTTCTTTGCCCATCAGCACTTCAACGTAAAGCCCGACATCATCACCACCGCAAAGGGCATGGGCAACGGTTTCCCGGTGGCAGGCGTGCTCATCGCACCCGATATTAAGCCAAGCTACGGCATGCTGGGAACCACTTTTGGCGGAGCCTACCTTGCCTGCGCGGCCTCCATTGCCGTTTTGGATGTGATGGAGCAGGAGAACCTGATGGCCAACGCGCAGAAGATGGGCAACTACATCCTGGCGCAGCTGCAGGGCATCTCCGGCATCAAGGAGATTAGGGCGCTAGGACTGATGATTGGGGTGGATATGGAGAAGCCGGCTGGACCGCTGCGTAATGCGCTGGTGTTCGACCACAAGGTGTTTACCGGAGCAGCCGGAGCGCACACCGTACGCCTGCTGCCAGCGCTAAACATCACCCAAAAAGAGGCCGACGCGTTTATCGATGCCTTTAAAAAGGCGATAGCGGCAACGAAGTAG
- the argC gene encoding N-acetyl-gamma-glutamyl-phosphate reductase: MIKAGIIGGAGYTGGELIRLLINHPDVDIAYVNSSSNAGNYVYEVHTDLFGDTDLRFTGEVSTDIDVIFLCVAHGDAKKFLAANPMPSSVKIVDLSQDFRIKGTSPEGTGFVYGLPEINKQAIQTATQIANPGCFATCLQLGLLPLAANGLLTDELHITGVTGSTGAGQKPTSSTHFSWRSNNLSVYKAFEHQHLKEITQSVVQLQPDYKKAINFIPYRGDFARGIIANIHTKFSGTEEEAVALYQKFYQGQPFTHVSTQNIDLKQVVNTNKCLVHVEKHGEYLLVMSIIDNLLKGASGQAVQNMNLMFGIPETAGLMLKPVAF, from the coding sequence ATGATTAAAGCCGGAATTATTGGCGGAGCAGGTTATACGGGGGGCGAGCTGATTCGCCTTCTGATAAACCATCCCGATGTGGATATTGCCTACGTAAACAGCAGCTCCAACGCGGGAAATTACGTGTACGAGGTGCATACCGACCTTTTTGGGGATACCGACCTGCGCTTTACCGGTGAGGTATCCACCGATATCGATGTCATCTTCCTGTGCGTTGCCCACGGCGATGCCAAGAAGTTTTTGGCGGCGAATCCGATGCCTTCGAGCGTTAAGATCGTTGACCTTAGCCAGGACTTTAGGATTAAGGGAACATCGCCCGAGGGGACTGGCTTTGTATACGGACTACCAGAGATTAACAAACAAGCTATACAAACTGCTACACAAATCGCAAACCCGGGTTGCTTTGCAACCTGCCTGCAGCTGGGGTTACTTCCCCTTGCTGCAAACGGTTTGCTTACCGATGAGCTTCACATTACAGGGGTGACGGGCAGCACGGGGGCAGGACAAAAGCCCACCTCATCGACCCACTTCAGCTGGCGATCGAACAACCTGTCGGTGTACAAGGCGTTCGAGCATCAGCACCTGAAGGAGATCACCCAGAGCGTGGTGCAGCTGCAGCCCGACTACAAGAAGGCCATCAACTTTATCCCTTACCGTGGCGACTTTGCCCGTGGAATCATTGCGAACATCCACACCAAGTTTAGCGGTACGGAGGAGGAGGCGGTGGCGCTCTACCAGAAGTTCTACCAGGGGCAACCCTTTACGCATGTATCCACCCAAAACATCGACCTAAAGCAGGTGGTGAACACCAACAAGTGTCTGGTGCACGTGGAGAAGCATGGCGAGTACCTTTTGGTGATGAGCATCATCGACAACCTGCTAAAGGGGGCATCGGGTCAGGCGGTTCAGAACATGAACCTGATGTTCGGCATCCCCGAAACCGCAGGGTTGATGCTGAAGCCGGTAGCGTTTTAA
- a CDS encoding argininosuccinate synthase domain-containing protein: MSKEKVVLAYSGGLDTTFCALFLSKELGHEVHAVMVDTGGYTADELEAIKNKALSLGIASYKCIHITDEFYDKCIKYLIMGNVLKNNTYPLSVSAERVFQAIAIAQYAKEMQADAIAHGSTGAGNDQVRFDLVFNTIAPNARIITPIRDFKFSREYEIDFLKKHGVDFEAKKVTYSLNVGIWGTSVGGKETLSSHGQLPEEAYPTPCTATQPLDVELTFEKGELKAIDGKAYANPVEAIHALNAIAGPYGIGRDIHVGDTIIGIKGRVGFEAAAPYLIIKAHHLLEKHTLTKWQQFIKTQLADWYGTLLHEGQYLDPTLRNIEAFFESSQKYVSGKVFITLHPHYFQLNGIESEHDLMSSKFGAYGEENKSWSGDDVRGFAKILGNQLSIFQKVNGVEF; the protein is encoded by the coding sequence ATGTCAAAAGAAAAAGTTGTTTTAGCATATAGCGGTGGGTTGGATACCACCTTCTGCGCTCTCTTCCTCAGCAAGGAGCTTGGTCACGAAGTACACGCCGTAATGGTTGATACCGGAGGGTATACCGCCGACGAGCTGGAGGCTATCAAGAATAAGGCGCTGAGCCTTGGTATCGCCTCGTACAAGTGTATCCACATTACCGATGAGTTTTACGACAAGTGCATCAAGTACCTTATCATGGGTAACGTGCTTAAGAATAACACCTATCCGCTAAGCGTTAGCGCCGAACGTGTGTTCCAGGCTATTGCCATTGCGCAGTATGCAAAGGAAATGCAAGCTGATGCCATCGCTCACGGTAGCACCGGTGCCGGAAACGATCAGGTGCGCTTCGACTTGGTGTTTAACACCATCGCACCTAATGCCCGCATCATCACCCCAATCCGCGACTTTAAGTTCTCGCGCGAGTACGAGATCGACTTCCTTAAGAAGCACGGCGTAGATTTCGAGGCAAAGAAGGTTACTTACTCGCTCAACGTGGGTATTTGGGGAACTTCGGTTGGTGGAAAGGAGACGCTTTCGTCGCACGGTCAGCTACCCGAGGAGGCCTACCCAACCCCATGCACCGCAACCCAGCCGCTCGACGTGGAGCTTACCTTTGAAAAGGGCGAACTTAAGGCTATCGACGGAAAGGCGTACGCCAATCCGGTTGAGGCTATCCACGCGCTTAACGCCATTGCAGGTCCTTACGGCATTGGTCGCGACATCCACGTTGGCGATACCATCATTGGTATTAAGGGTCGCGTAGGATTCGAGGCGGCTGCTCCATACCTTATTATTAAGGCGCACCATCTGCTAGAAAAGCATACGCTAACCAAGTGGCAGCAGTTTATCAAGACGCAGCTGGCCGACTGGTACGGCACCCTTCTTCACGAGGGTCAATACCTCGATCCAACCCTACGCAACATAGAGGCGTTCTTCGAGAGCTCACAAAAGTACGTTAGCGGCAAGGTGTTCATCACGCTGCATCCGCACTACTTCCAGCTTAACGGTATCGAGTCGGAGCACGACTTGATGTCGAGCAAGTTTGGCGCCTACGGCGAGGAGAACAAGTCGTGGAGCGGCGACGATGTGAGAGGCTTTGCCAAGATTCTGGGCAATCAGCTTTCGATTTTCCAAAAGGTTAATGGGGTGGAGTTTTAA
- a CDS encoding GNAT family N-acetyltransferase produces the protein MHIDDFVVTVATTDHIKYSQEIVDEMAESAKQRGTGIAKRTPSYVAQKIEEGKGIIALYKGVEWAGFCYIETWGGKEYVANSGLIVSPKFRKVGLAKKIKEKAFELSRTKYPNAKLFGLTTGLAVMKINSELGYVPVTYSELTDDESFWKGCESCVNFPILMSKERKNCLCTAMIFDPAKQKGGDKAPMEDFKKKSKLYERFMRLKEFIMLRGKFIKAALFA, from the coding sequence ATGCATATTGATGATTTTGTGGTAACGGTGGCAACTACCGACCACATCAAGTACAGCCAGGAGATCGTTGACGAGATGGCCGAATCGGCCAAGCAGCGCGGAACTGGTATTGCAAAGCGTACCCCTTCCTATGTCGCCCAAAAGATAGAGGAGGGGAAGGGCATCATCGCACTTTACAAGGGTGTGGAGTGGGCCGGATTCTGCTACATCGAGACGTGGGGGGGCAAGGAGTACGTTGCCAACTCGGGTCTGATTGTATCGCCAAAGTTCCGTAAGGTGGGCTTGGCGAAGAAGATCAAGGAGAAGGCCTTTGAGCTGTCGCGCACCAAGTACCCCAACGCAAAGCTGTTTGGTCTTACCACCGGATTGGCGGTGATGAAGATCAACTCGGAGTTGGGTTACGTTCCTGTTACCTACTCGGAGCTTACCGACGATGAGTCGTTCTGGAAGGGCTGCGAGAGCTGCGTTAACTTCCCGATCCTTATGAGCAAGGAGCGCAAGAACTGTCTCTGTACGGCGATGATATTTGACCCTGCCAAGCAAAAGGGCGGCGATAAGGCTCCAATGGAGGATTTCAAGAAGAAGTCGAAGCTGTACGAGCGCTTTATGAGGCTTAAGGAGTTCATCATGCTCAGGGGCAAGTTTATTAAGGCGGCGTTGTTTGCCTAA